Within Colias croceus chromosome 27, ilColCroc2.1, the genomic segment attgTGTTATTGGcgtaattgaaaatattcgaATACCCTTGATAAAATTCACAAGTTTctatacgaataataatttaatcgaaattaaaatataaacataattcaAAGGTACAATATAATACGTTATATatgtaacttttgattttatatttttgtgaatgaATAGTTGTCAATATCATTGTTCCTGTCAgaacatgcttagctgtcCAATACTATAAAATGTCACTTTTAAtcgtggcgcattcgtacgaatcCTGCCTAGGGGCTCagacgttgtttatacgacgtttgacccaactaccctcactttgTTAATGACTATTAACAAAGTGAGGTGAATCACAGCTAGTCAACGACTGTTGACTAGCTGTGATTTGTTATCAACTGTCTACATCAATTAGGCAGttgtgtagaatcgcagtacattattattacatttaaactaatttttaTCCTAGCTCCCGTGAGTAATTTCTAAaacatgattatatttttgacaGATAACGTGGGTAGATGGAAATCAGAATGTAATGAAAAACGACGTTGAAAACCGAGTCGAACTGTTACCGGACGAACAGAGATATAGAACAaggtaagtttatttatttatacatttaattttaactgtcaaaataataattagtattaaaattgtaatatttttttagtaagtaggtagtaggtaagtatattaaaaaacgacgtgtggcactcggggactgccgcggtaaagctattgcatagcatgcttTCAAgtcacacctccgagcccgtcggagtgcggagcgtgaggttttttcgttacggaatttctcgattcggtccccgcgctcaaagcccgcgatagaagctatgcaataataattagtaaaattgtaatgataaaattatttctattatttaaaaataactcattataatatcaaagcGTAAATTCAGTTTTCAGAATAGAATACAAAACCTTTCAATTATTTCTCGTACAAAAGAACCAAttatgtagtaggtacctagttaataaaaatggcaCACGCACTAGattcatttcataattaaattaatagtattgaTTTAATTGCAGTGTCTGTTCATTTTAATTACGCTGCATATCAATtatgattgaaataaaacattttatcttCTTGTTTGGTTTTCaatattataggtatctacaattagatatttaaaaatatggaaTGATATAAAGCCACGGATCGTATGAAAATCATGATAATAATTCAGTGTAtgtaaaatagatatttatatttagcaaaatgtgtttaaaatacattttatgacAATCATCAAAATTGGATTGTGctattcaatttttagataagGATAATGCGATTATTATGAACACCGATTATTTGATATGAGTTTCAACCAGCTGAGTaactagctgtcccggcaaacgttgttctgcctctcttatcacttaggggtataaaaaatagatatgtTTATCAATcgtttcatgagaatcggtccagccgtttcggaggagtaaaTAACATTGTAACACGAGAGTTATATAGAGAAAAGATAATTAAGCTGAAGATAAtagtaagataatataattatattttggttACAGATCTGTTTTGCGGTTAGTACCAAGTAAGGTGCACCACAATCAAACCTTGACCTGCCAAGCTCAGAACACAGCTGATCGAGCGTATAGAATGGCCACTGTACATATTGAAGTAAGTTGATAAATTTgttataaactatttatttcctagtacattaaatttctttataattaacCTATTTTATTATCAGTATACTAAACAGTATTGTAAGCCTAATTTGTTGACAGTACAGACGCTGAAGCTTTATTAGGTCATATTTCACCATATTATAGAAAAAGTTTGATAGATTTGGTCAAATTATTGATGcatgttttaaatacattataatatactaatacttaaaagaaataaagaaaCTAGATTTTTCGTTCTGAGTCATCTACTTTCTACTATTCTTTTGGTcccattttattaaaactgcCTCAAACCGAAAATGAATCGAAAATCCGAAAATAACACTTTAATAGagctataataattatataatcgttagtcttatatataaaaatgaatcgcaaaatgtgttggtaagcgcataactcgagaatggctgaaccgatttcgataattctttttttattatattccttgaagtacgaggatggatcttatgtagagaaaacgtaaacatgtaccacgggcgaagccggggcggaccgctagtattaaataaaatattttaatataaaataaataaaacaatatttcttCACCAGGTGAAATACGCTCCAAAGATCAACGTATCAATTATATCTGGGGCCATAAACAACAAGGTACCAGAAGGCACGGAGGCCCGGTTTCGATGCTCGGTTGACGCAAATCCCATAGCCCAAGTATACCGGtggtttattaataataacccAGTTATTGGGGATTATGCTGACGAAAtggtaagtatatttttattattatgacattaaaatattttaaatataagtaggtactgaTAGAATACAAtcgaattttctttaataaaaatttgtcaaaattttttgaaaaatttaaccTCTGATTACTTATGTACTTGTTAGcctgtttgatatttttggacgtaattttaagagaaaatattgtgctttaaacatttttaatttcagcCAAACCCGTTTAGTAGATTTTGCGtggaaaacaaacaataaatatttatattaaatttaatatctatcATTACTCTtctttaatattcataatcatcattattttcaatcctaaatacaaaaataataagcaacaattttataacaaaaaagatTTCCAcgaaacaataatttatacaaaaaataattctacGAATTTCAATCGtatcataaaacaaaaattctaGAAGCTTCCATTATCACCCGAATTACAAATTACTAACCTTGTACGTACATTTGGTAggcttatttaatattttctctcATATAACATTCAACGCCcctgtaatatattatttcttacgTACGCGAGTATGCATGGAATATTCTTTGTATGAAATAAGCTCTTGCGTTATTATGCCCGCCTGGTACTTGGTTCATGTAATCATTAGACGTAAGATTGTTTCAAATTAAATGCCAAAGAacttaaataagaaaataacaatatttaaacagtttacttaatatttaagtattaatttatcttcATTAAGAATATAGTTTACAAACggaaaagatttttataatagatatttttataaattattccaATTTGCATAGATATAGATGTTCGTAAAAACTGTGTAGACTTGAAGGACAATCCGTCTGCAATCAATgcacaatatataaaaagaaccCAAATgtaaacaatgaaaatatttcccagaattataatctttataataaacacaaataaacCGGAATCAAAATACCTCAGAATACCGCAAGCAGTCTGCATTGGAGTGAATTTTTAAACACTCCTTGTTAGCTATGCGAGCCTGGTACTCGGATGaaattctacaaaataatTGCTTCACTTTATTGTGTGTGGAATTAACCtatgcatattaaaatatcatttccTCCATCTAAGCGATGTTGCGAAGATATTCTTGATATGATACGcgatattataattacgtaTGAGGGTAgttgtaggtattttaaacattgtatattttgataaaaattgtcGTCTAGTCAAAATTAAACgctcttttgtttttttcttcatGGCCAAGGGCTTCTTAAGTCTTTTAAAAAGgtcttgaattatttaatttccatGTACTATAcaagtattttattacctcGCGACCTTAATATAGAAATTCTTTTAACTTTCAGCGAACTCTTATACGATGGTAATTACTCTCAAAATGGTATATAATTCTCTGAAACTCGGATGTTAATTGAAACATTGAGAGTGACCTATcgtaaaataatgtttcaacaAAATCTGACAGGATTAGCCAGTTCATTCcattattgaaaatgtttttaacagatttagattgttttgttttatgtcAAAAACATTCTGGGAACTATACTCAAAATGTAGCAAtcgttttaaaacaaattcataaagataattaattttatgtacatcTATGTGGgttcaaacaataaaattgatgatATCTCAAAATAGATTTGCTTTGTATCATGTAAAACTGTAGGTATGCCAATTTATTGAAAGCTCTTTTTTCGACTTTACTTTGTCTTCATTGagaattaatgtttttacgTTGTAGGTTaggattttcttttaaaaattaactatACTAAATAATGgggtatattaaattataattcctAATCATAGGtgtatatacctattataacatacatttaaatgattactgaaattataaaaactgaaACTATACGATATGAAAATAGGCTTCAATGTTAAAACTTAAGTTATATCAAACGTTACTTCGTATCCTAAATACTAAAACtgaatttcaatatttagCAAATTTAGACAGGTCTAgcattaatatagataaactAATTACTGTATTactccatataatattatacagtataATGTTTCACGGGgaaaatattatcttctatGTAATTACCGCCTACTGGGGTAGCCCGCTAGTTTCTATTAACCAATAGGGTTATATTGGTACATGCTGTTTTTATAGCTTATGTACACAAtatcagtttatttttacgtCTCTGTGttattaatagataaatacctatttttatGGGATTGGTTAAATGATAGTTTTACTACAAACCTCTATTACGTCAAAATAATGAGtaaagttaatataatataaggaCGTGAGTACTGAATTTGGACAAAGTTTATGGTCACAGTTCGAGAGGTTACAATACAATAGCAAttttacacacacataaataaatgagttgtgtgtgtataaattattattgtagggtgactacattttttatttatttaaataaaatgaacggGTTTggctgaaattaaatattatggcATTAGATTCACTATGGCGATGTTGTAATGGCTACTATGTCATTGtagacaagtgataactgcgttaaaaacaaccgacttcaaacttgcacttgcaaaatttacaaatacctacagacaaaaatgctcataaaataaaaactactgggcctatccgactaaaatttttatgggaccaactcgacaccatcccgcatcgaacaaaaaaagaatcacgtaaatcggttcagaaacctcggagtaatcggtgtacatacataaaaaaaaaaaaatataccggccgaattgataacctcctcctttttttgaagtcggttaaaaataaaaaggttttCTAAGCTATTTATTGTAGGTACGTCTTACAACCCTGACATACAATATTTGAAACACGTATTGTCTTATAAACATCCATTTTAGTTTATgattgaacattttttttttctaatacttttttagtttttaattatctacaatttttatttaaaatctttaaaatataattgcaaaATTTCACATAATTTCCCTCTTTTcaattatgtactaaatataatatataccatAAACCGAAATGAAACGGTCTGTTTGTTCCAGATAATTTTCAACGTGTCCCGAAAACATAATAAGGCAATTGTAAAATGCGAAGTTAGTAACTCCGTGGGGAAAAATGCCGCGACGCTCACTTTGAATGTCACTTGTAAGTGTTCTGTttgctattttaatttataagactTATTATTACTTTGTATTTCTATGGAGAACTTTGTGTATTGAAGAAACAAGCAATTTGTATTTCTAGGGAGAACTTTGTACAAAAGTTTTTTAAGActgatattgtaattttttgacTGACATGGCTTCATTTGAGTTAAGATTTATtaacattgaaatatttatttaatatgtatttatttaagatgCCTTCTCTTTTATATGAGGAGCATTTCttctattattttctcttatcTCTGAAGAACGAAGCAAACtattattttgatacaatACGACTGCAACTTTTTTCAATGGAAACCTTATTGATATTTGACTTAtttaatagtaatattatgttcatttgAACATATTATAGcctgtattatttattatgttgccACGAATAGGTACTTTCTTAtccgtaaataaaaataatacatagatAAATAGCTTCTTTCATAGCCATCGAAAGAAATGCAGTAGATAACTCCTTACCGACTACGATAATCGTCTGAAATAATCGTAAATGGCcaatgattgattgattgatccgtaaataaattcatcaaCAAAATCGACATCTAATACATCAATAAAAAACAGTATATGTACAAATTATCAGtaaatttgtaatataaatatgtacaaatgtaaaaaacagtagtatgtataaattatcaGCATAATATCTGTACGCAGTTTAACACAAATAAACCCATTAACTTTAAGtttttgtaacataatatgatggtgtaaataaatgatttatttattactagcggtccgccccggcttcgcccgtggtcatatttcgcaataaaaagtagcctatgtcctttctcgggtatcaaaatatctccatagcaaatttcatgcaaattggttcagtagtttaggcgtgattgagtaacagacagacagacagacagagttactttcgcatttataatattagtatggattatttataactaatgggtttatttacaatactagtaagtatacataatatacatattatacacaaTACTAGTATTGTGGGCGTAAATAATTACCGGCTATACCTATTTTTGGCGCGTTAATAGTTGTGAAAGGAATAATCTGTTTTCCCTTAATAGAgcagtaatatattatagactagcttccgcccgcgactccgtccgcgcggaaaaattaagaaaaattaatattaatttttttacgtatttttccgggataaaaagtatcctattttttTCCCAGgttaataaggtataattataccaagttttatcgaaattgaaccgttagtttttacaTGACGCctgcacatacagacagacagacagaaagacagatagacaaaaaaatttttaatcacatatttgggtttggtagcGATccagtatattattttattttttcaatattgtcaatgtacagaattgacccctctacagatttattatatgtaatatagaTTCACGTCCTTTGAACTGCGACACGTTTAAGGTGTCCCTTTTCCTTGTAAATACATTGAGCTTTGTATTAAGTTTTCTATAGGACACCTTAATATGAAAGGTCATTGTcttgtttacaaaataaagactTGTGAAAACacttttcatacaaattatatgtaaatCTGTGTACCAAAGATCTCAAACAATAGCTGGTTATTGACACACATTAGTTGATTAGCTAGATAATTAGACTTATCAACCGACTTCCAAAAAGAGAGTTACTCAATTGGACATTTggaatgaataatttttttgccATTATTACATCAGAATTTTTGACTgagtgaaccgattttgattattttgaagCTGGTGCCTCTTGTGTGTTAATTTTGCATTTGATTTAGTTTAAAGGCGGTTTAGTGtcttgttaaaaattatataatatatttttgattcgTTATGCACAACATCTTctataataacttttatatttaacattttttcattcgTCCAGCTTTCTATAAAGAACTGTCATTAGACTACAGATTATTTAAGaaccttttattatatttttttctattatatttatttccataTATTTATACAACTATATTTCCTAGATCCACCCTCATTCCGTACTCGACCACGGAACTTGGAAGCGAAACTGGGCGAAAGCGTTACACTCTCTTGTGATGTGGATGGTCATCCAACACCGGAGATTCGATGGCTGTTCCACGAACCTGGTCGTATCGGGGTAAGtgaatactataatataaggaaagatagataaaatatgagGTAAAAGATATAGAAGCGATTGAAGGTGAAAATAAAGGTAGACAAAGAAATGGGAAAGAAGGTattaaatcctactaatattataaatgcgaaagtttgtgaggatgtacGTGTGtgtgttactctttcacgcaaatactactaaaccgattacaatgaaatttagcacacatatagagggtaacttggattaacacatacaAATAAAGGATGATAAAGATATAAGTTAACATAATCGGATTTAACTTTTGAAATAGCTCAATTTCTtcaaacaattaaacatgACATACATTTCTAcgtaaaataaagattaaataatgattctttaaataaataaattctctAAATCAGCATCAAAATGTGTATTTGGGCGCTAAATATCCATAGAAAGTTCTTCGGTTACATTCCAATTTgtcaaacaatattattaaaacgaccgacattttattaaagttttcatCTATCTTATCAATTTGTGATAGTTTATGTTATCGTTCACTAAACATGTTTCGTAATAACATAGTGGgccatattatttttacgattGTCGATACAAACAACTATAAATATGACATCTTCGCCCACTGTTCCTAAAATCGTTTAAAATACCTTAACTGTATAGCTGTTTTACAATGTGGTATCTTGTATACCATATTTAGGCCGCAACTTTATTTTCTTCGCggtaataaaacttttattactacccaagttacatttttaatataactgCGTACAAATGGATAAACTATAGTGTGCTTAATCTGTGTAGGCTTGATTTACaactgtatttattaatataacagctataaatgaaactaattcaatattgtagaatgtacatattaaaaataattcttggCCTTATCGGCGCACGAGTTAGCCGGATATTTTTTTCTGCCTgcaattatgaattattatgtacaaatacaaatatttattagaaaaaaaaaaagattgagttttatgtacctatataaagtAGTAAGGTTATCCAGTATCTTTATTCGAGGCTAGAAAAAGTCGTgtagaatatattaaataacattatgttataccatattcatttttcattttcattataggCCCAtacttatttcaattatatattCAAACCAGTAGTTCCACAGATTGTCACGTACAAACAAGCAAACTTCTCTTATTGGAGGAGATTTTTAAATGCCCCTCTACTTCCAGCAGGTTAAGGGGAAAGCACCAAATTTAAAGGTGTTTGTCGACGAGAGATCAGCGGGACGATACATTTGTAAGGCTGGAGTCGATGGCTATCCTGAGATTGAGAGTGAAGCcactatatttattaaaggTTCGTTAGCTATTGATTAATAGTGACCTAATTACTTGTGCGAAACTTTTAGAAGGATGTGTTGCTAATTTGggaaatgattaaaattaaaaattaatttattgttttttttttttacacttatTAAAACGTATTATATTACcaatataacataacatacaaattgtatttgtaactatgaatttatattcattgttTCATTTCTAGTATGATGTGATTTCGATAACATATCAATAGTATATTCTCGAAATTTAAAGCTCCCTTTCTTCCCTCAACACTACATTATACattagaaaacattttaatattatttaaaattttaggcCCACCAAAAATCCTATCAAATAGGACACAAGTAGGTATAGAAGGAGAGAAAGTTTCCATCGAATGTGAAGCTTTGTCAGTACCACGGCCTGATGACGTCAGATGGTACTTTGAAGGAaaggaaattaattttatacaagatcccgtaagtataaaataaattaaataagtctTGTAATTTCTTTCACATTGAAAAATTTGTTggtgtaattgtaattgtttgtttttattgtttaaattatctattaatttttactgttttatattaacatgactgtttttttttcaaaaacgattttaatattcaacGTAAACCAACtgtttcaaattcaaataagtttttattattgagtAGAAATGCTGTAATTTTTTGGTTTAATTGCAATAATAGttttgttgataaataatattattttatttattattttcatacctTACATCATTAAGTCAAGtcgtggtcaagcgcttccctatcaggcaataaaaaaaagtttcaaagtCTCGTATTATGTCTCATCCtctaaaattactttattatttattacaacaattacaacaatcataataattttaggactACGCAACAAAACTAGATGATTCATCACCAGATGGTATAATAAAATCGAGTCTAGTCATACGGGCTAGCCAATCCAAACACTACGGAATTTATAACTGTAGCGTGACGAATGAATATGGGAACGCTAATGTAGCGATTTTGTTGAAGCCTTTGAGTAAGTACACTATTGAAATAACTAGTTATTAAGAAATGTTTGATGtgatgaaatatttgatagaTTATTGTGAAATTTGGGTAGTTATGGTTGTGAAAATGTAGGGCAAAATTGatgaaaagtaaagaaaattttGCATAGAGTTTGTTAAGTATCTATATTTGACTGTTTATTAACATTGTTAATAATAGAATGTGTTTTTAGTAGATTGACtagtttgttatttattgaatgGTTATTGCAGTAAGAGATTAAATGgctaatgaaatataatattatcattgttCTACTTATTTGGTTATTATTAGCACAAAGCGTTTTGTTTCACAATTTATTtcgcaaaatattttttctctattattaaaattaatattttatctgtggTACAACCAAATTAGTTTCCTAATTCTCATAGAACATCATGCCATAAATCGTCTCGcagaacaatattatatttaccaaCAAATTCATAATTCTAAGTCACTATTTCAATATTAAGtctaataatacaattttcctTTCAGAAACTCTACCCCTCTTCATAATCATAACCGGTGTGACATCTGGCATCATATTCTTTTCTGCTTTAGTCATTCTTCTGGTAATTTGTCATAGAAGAAGAAGACAGAAGACACAGATTAACGAGAAACCAGATGTGACAGTCACTGGAGATGCTTATAAAGAGAGTGATAGAAGTTCTAATATAAGTGATTTGAAACTACAGTTACCGCAGGGAGATAGTTTTGATCTGGTAAgttattttgattatattgGGATAATTTAtatggataaaaaaaaattatgggaAAATCGAATTTTTATTCCTTCCCGATGATACACGTAATCTTATCAAACTTAGAAGGGAAGACATGATTTTGAAATTCTAACAAGATTCCTGGAAGTGAAACTTTGAAgacgttgagagtaa encodes:
- the LOC123703759 gene encoding irregular chiasm C-roughest protein-like isoform X2, giving the protein MLIDDLLEVRARRDVTKSVNRCKRMRITDVWFLLVIFVSGCYGYEEQRFAMEPQDQSAIVGSRVTLPCRVEHKAGTLQWTKDDFGLGTHRNLSGYERYSMIGSDEEGDYSLDIRDVTLDDDGSYQCQVSSGLNGAPAIRSRYAHLTVLVAPEPPRILQGAFIDATEDQPIDIECVSEGGKPAAEITWVDGNQNVMKNDVENRVELLPDEQRYRTRSVLRLVPSKVHHNQTLTCQAQNTADRAYRMATVHIEVKYAPKINVSIISGAINNKVPEGTEARFRCSVDANPIAQVYRWFINNNPVIGDYADEMIIFNVSRKHNKAIVKCEVSNSVGKNAATLTLNVTYPPSFRTRPRNLEAKLGESVTLSCDVDGHPTPEIRWLFHEPGRIGVKGKAPNLKVFVDERSAGRYICKAGVDGYPEIESEATIFIKGPPKILSNRTQVGIEGEKVSIECEALSVPRPDDVRWYFEGKEINFIQDPDYATKLDDSSPDGIIKSSLVIRASQSKHYGIYNCSVTNEYGNANVAILLKPLKTLPLFIIITGVTSGIIFFSALVILLVICHRRRRQKTQINEKPDVTVTGDAYKESDRSSNISDLKLQLPQGDSFDLEYTSSERSDKNQAGLPLAGPVPLPNIRHDDTMLQFRYSNDYSDQSYADHYFKNPAAYVYDYPQGYVPPPHLRVQSPPQLDVPSSRSLQGSLTRSIDTASTLPLSAGNGSQSNSLQRPKGEETDAINNLGLPVGGEGPQVAVPSQASKGGVDLRYAATYGNPYLRNSSLGYPPVHTAKPASTPAPPPYTARHAPGLQQATNV
- the LOC123703759 gene encoding irregular chiasm C-roughest protein-like isoform X3; translated protein: MLIDDLLEVRARRDVTKSVNRCKRMRITDVWFLLVIFVSGCYGYEEQRFAMEPQDQSAIVGSRVTLPCRVEHKAGTLQWTKDDFGLGTHRNLSGYERYSMIGSDEEGDYSLDIRDVTLDDDGSYQCQVSSGLNGAPAIRSRYAHLTVLVAPEPPRILQGAFIDATEDQPIDIECVSEGGKPAAEITWVDGNQNVMKNDVENRVELLPDEQRYRTRSVLRLVPSKVHHNQTLTCQAQNTADRAYRMATVHIEVKYAPKINVSIISGAINNKVPEGTEARFRCSVDANPIAQVYRWFINNNPVIGDYADEMIIFNVSRKHNKAIVKCEVSNSVGKNAATLTLNVTYPPSFRTRPRNLEAKLGESVTLSCDVDGHPTPEIRWLFHEPGRIGQVKGKAPNLKVFVDERSAGRYICKAGVDGYPEIESEATIFIKGPPKILSNRTQVGIEGEKVSIECEALSVPRPDDVRWYFEGKEINFIQDPDYATKLDDSSPDGIIKSSLVIRASQSKHYGIYNCSVTNEYGNANVAILLKPLKTLPLFIIITGVTSGIIFFSALVILLVICHRRRRQKTQINEKPDVTVTGDAYKESDRSSNISDLKLQLPQGDSFDLEYTSSERSDKNQAGLPLAGPVPLPNIRHDDTMLQFRYSNDYSDQSYADHYFKNPAAYVYDYPQGYVPPPHLRVQSPPQLDVPSSRSLQGSLTRSIDTASTLPLSAGNGSQSNSLQRPKGEETDAINNLGLPVGGEGPQVAVPSQASKGGVDLRYAATYGNPYLRNSSLGYPPVHTAKPASTPAPPPYTARHAPGT
- the LOC123703759 gene encoding irregular chiasm C-roughest protein-like isoform X4, whose product is MLIDDLLEVRARRDVTKSVNRCKRMRITDVWFLLVIFVSGCYGYEEQRFAMEPQDQSAIVGSRVTLPCRVEHKAGTLQWTKDDFGLGTHRNLSGYERYSMIGSDEEGDYSLDIRDVTLDDDGSYQCQVSSGLNGAPAIRSRYAHLTVLVAPEPPRILQGAFIDATEDQPIDIECVSEGGKPAAEITWVDGNQNVMKNDVENRVELLPDEQRYRTRSVLRLVPSKVHHNQTLTCQAQNTADRAYRMATVHIEVKYAPKINVSIISGAINNKVPEGTEARFRCSVDANPIAQVYRWFINNNPVIGDYADEMIIFNVSRKHNKAIVKCEVSNSVGKNAATLTLNVTYPPSFRTRPRNLEAKLGESVTLSCDVDGHPTPEIRWLFHEPGRIGQVKGKAPNLKVFVDERSAGRYICKAGVDGYPEIESEATIFIKGPPKILSNRTQVGIEGEKVSIECEALSVPRPDDVRWYFEGKEINFIQDPDYATKLDDSSPDGIIKSSLVIRASQSKHYGIYNCSVTNEYGNANVAILLKPLKTLPLFIIITGVTSGIIFFSALVILLVICHRRRRQKTQINEKPDVTVTGDAYKESDRSSNISDLKLQLPQGDSFDLEYTSSERSDKNQAGLPLAGPVPLPNIRHDDTMLQFRYSNDYSDQSYADHYFKNPAAYVYDYPQGYVPPPHLRVQSPPQLDVPSSRSLQGSLTRSIDTASTLPLSAGNGSQSNSLQRPKGEETDAINNLGLPVGGEGPQVAVPSQASKGGVDLRYAATYGNPYLRNSSLGLQQATNV
- the LOC123703759 gene encoding irregular chiasm C-roughest protein-like isoform X1, producing the protein MLIDDLLEVRARRDVTKSVNRCKRMRITDVWFLLVIFVSGCYGYEEQRFAMEPQDQSAIVGSRVTLPCRVEHKAGTLQWTKDDFGLGTHRNLSGYERYSMIGSDEEGDYSLDIRDVTLDDDGSYQCQVSSGLNGAPAIRSRYAHLTVLVAPEPPRILQGAFIDATEDQPIDIECVSEGGKPAAEITWVDGNQNVMKNDVENRVELLPDEQRYRTRSVLRLVPSKVHHNQTLTCQAQNTADRAYRMATVHIEVKYAPKINVSIISGAINNKVPEGTEARFRCSVDANPIAQVYRWFINNNPVIGDYADEMIIFNVSRKHNKAIVKCEVSNSVGKNAATLTLNVTYPPSFRTRPRNLEAKLGESVTLSCDVDGHPTPEIRWLFHEPGRIGQVKGKAPNLKVFVDERSAGRYICKAGVDGYPEIESEATIFIKGPPKILSNRTQVGIEGEKVSIECEALSVPRPDDVRWYFEGKEINFIQDPDYATKLDDSSPDGIIKSSLVIRASQSKHYGIYNCSVTNEYGNANVAILLKPLKTLPLFIIITGVTSGIIFFSALVILLVICHRRRRQKTQINEKPDVTVTGDAYKESDRSSNISDLKLQLPQGDSFDLEYTSSERSDKNQAGLPLAGPVPLPNIRHDDTMLQFRYSNDYSDQSYADHYFKNPAAYVYDYPQGYVPPPHLRVQSPPQLDVPSSRSLQGSLTRSIDTASTLPLSAGNGSQSNSLQRPKGEETDAINNLGLPVGGEGPQVAVPSQASKGGVDLRYAATYGNPYLRNSSLGYPPVHTAKPASTPAPPPYTARHAPGLQQATNV